From the genome of Spinacia oleracea cultivar Varoflay chromosome 2, BTI_SOV_V1, whole genome shotgun sequence, one region includes:
- the LOC110804447 gene encoding auxin-binding protein ABP19a-like, with the protein MEFPKIIFFLSLLVSLSSATSVVDFCVADLRYPGTPAGYPCRNPANLTADDFVYSGLAVEGNTSNIFSVAITGAFDVTFPALNGLGLSIVRLDIGVNGVVPIHSHRVSEVILMIEGTIIAGFIGSDNTAYYRTLTRGDIMIFPASLLHFQVNIGEAPALAFVSLNSPNPGFQTFSTSIAANNLPTEIIRRITLIDAAQVRRLKTIFSGTN; encoded by the coding sequence ATGGAATTCCCAAAAATAATATTCTTTTTATCTCTCCTTGTTTCCCTCTCATCCGCCACAAGTGTCGTTGACTTTTGTGTGGCGGATTTGAGATATCCCGGTACACCAGCAGGATATCCGTGTAGAAATCCTGCTAACCTAACAGCCGATGACTTTGTTTACTCTGGTCTTGCTGTTGAAGGCAACACATCAAACATCTTCAGTGTTGCTATAACTGGAGCGTTTGATGTCACGTTCCCAGCTCTAAACGGCCTAGGACTTTCCATTGTGAGGTTAGATATCGGAGTAAATGGAGTTGTACCGATCCACTCACATAGGGTATCAGAGGTTATACTGATGATTGAAGGGACAATAATCGCGGGGTTTATAGGCTCAGATAACACTGCTTACTATAGAACATTAACTCGAGGGGATATCATGATTTTTCCTGCATCGTTACTTCACTTCCAAGTTAATATAGGTGAGGCACCCGCTCTAGCGTTCGTTAGCTTAAATAGCCCTAATCCCGGATTCCAAACCTTTTCCACTTCTATAGCTGCAAATAATCTACCAACTGAAATAATTCGAAGGATCACTTTGATTGACGCGGCACAAGTGCGGAGGTTGAAGACCATCTTTAGTGGAACTAATTAA